Proteins from a genomic interval of Caulobacter sp. NIBR1757:
- a CDS encoding NYN domain-containing protein: protein MTFYPTEKLALFIDGANFYSQAKALGFDIDYRKLLDEFRRRGVLIRAYYYTAIVEGDDYSPIKPLVDWLDYNGFTLVTKTARKFVDAQGRDRWRGDMDVEIAVGMMEMAEAADHLVLFSGDGDFRAVVEAVQRKGVRVSVVSTVKSQPPMISDDLRRQADHFIDLADLGDIIGRPSRGPAPRSGGGYDNRTRAEIEAEDEL, encoded by the coding sequence GTGACCTTTTATCCGACCGAGAAGCTGGCCCTGTTTATCGACGGGGCCAATTTCTATTCCCAGGCCAAGGCCCTGGGCTTCGACATCGACTACCGCAAGCTGCTGGACGAGTTCCGCCGGCGCGGGGTGCTGATCCGGGCCTACTACTACACCGCCATCGTCGAGGGCGACGACTACTCGCCGATCAAGCCGCTGGTCGACTGGCTCGACTACAACGGCTTCACCCTGGTGACCAAGACGGCCCGCAAGTTCGTCGACGCCCAGGGCCGCGACCGCTGGCGCGGCGACATGGATGTCGAGATTGCCGTCGGCATGATGGAGATGGCCGAGGCCGCCGACCACCTGGTGCTGTTCAGCGGCGACGGCGATTTCCGGGCGGTGGTCGAGGCGGTGCAGCGCAAGGGCGTGCGGGTCAGCGTCGTCTCGACGGTGAAGAGCCAGCCGCCGATGATCAGCGACGACCTGCGCCGCCAGGCCGACCACTTCATCGACCTCGCCGACCTCGGCGACATCATCGGCCGCCCCTCGCGCGGCCCGGCGCCCCGTAGCGGTGGCGGCTACGACAACCGCACCCGCGCCGAGATCGAGGCCGAGGACGAACTGTAA
- a CDS encoding uracil-DNA glycosylase has product MPAVDLTSPEPPRDCPLCPRLVEYRRENQRKEPTWYNGPAPSFGDWDGRLMVAGLAPGRTGANRTGRPFTGDHAGWLLYDTLKKTGFATGTYEARPDDSLQLVDCMITNAVRCAPPLNKPETSEEKTCRPFFVNTLAAMPNLKVIVTLGDVSRRSLLRALNLKGSTGAPGHGSEFDAGPYRVINSYHCSRLNTNTGRLTPAMFEDIFKRVRELID; this is encoded by the coding sequence ATGCCTGCTGTTGACCTCACCTCCCCAGAACCCCCGCGCGACTGCCCGCTCTGTCCGCGCCTGGTCGAGTACCGGCGGGAGAACCAGCGCAAGGAGCCGACCTGGTACAACGGCCCGGCCCCGTCGTTCGGCGACTGGGACGGTCGGCTGATGGTCGCCGGCCTCGCCCCTGGCCGCACCGGGGCCAACCGCACGGGTCGTCCCTTCACCGGCGACCACGCCGGCTGGCTGCTCTACGACACGCTGAAGAAGACCGGCTTCGCCACCGGGACCTACGAGGCGCGGCCGGACGACTCGCTGCAGCTGGTCGATTGCATGATCACCAATGCCGTCCGCTGCGCCCCGCCGTTGAACAAGCCGGAGACCAGCGAGGAAAAGACCTGCCGGCCGTTCTTCGTGAACACCCTGGCCGCCATGCCTAACCTGAAGGTCATCGTCACCCTGGGCGACGTCTCCCGCCGCAGCCTCTTGAGGGCCCTGAACCTCAAGGGCTCGACCGGCGCCCCCGGCCACGGCTCGGAGTTCGATGCCGGGCCCTACCGGGTGATCAACAGCTACCACTGCTCACGGCTGAACACGAACACCGGGCGGCTGACGCCGGCGATGTTCGAGGACATCTTCAAGCGGGTGCGCGAGTTGATCGACTAG
- the smpB gene encoding SsrA-binding protein SmpB: MASKATSGGLIAENRRAKFDYFLEDPIEAGIMLLGTEVKSLRNGRANIAESYAAVENNAIVLINADIPPYAGGNRFNHEPRRPRKLLLKSKQIDKLIGAVQREGRTIIPTKLYWNEKGLAKLELCLAKGKKLHDKREASAERDWQRDKARLLKDHG, encoded by the coding sequence ATGGCCTCCAAGGCAACCAGCGGCGGGCTGATCGCCGAGAACCGGCGCGCGAAGTTCGACTACTTCCTCGAGGATCCGATCGAGGCCGGCATCATGCTGCTCGGCACCGAGGTGAAGTCCTTGCGCAACGGCCGCGCCAACATCGCCGAGTCCTATGCGGCGGTCGAAAACAACGCCATCGTGCTGATCAACGCCGACATCCCGCCCTATGCCGGCGGCAATCGCTTCAACCATGAGCCCCGGCGGCCCCGGAAGCTGCTGCTGAAGAGCAAGCAGATCGACAAGCTGATCGGGGCGGTGCAGCGGGAGGGGCGGACGATCATCCCGACCAAGCTGTACTGGAACGAGAAGGGCCTGGCGAAGCTGGAACTGTGCCTGGCCAAGGGCAAGAAGCTGCACGACAAGCGCGAAGCCTCGGCTGAGCGTGACTGGCAGCGGGACAAGGCGCGGCTGCTCAAGGACCACGGCTGA
- the dapA gene encoding 4-hydroxy-tetrahydrodipicolinate synthase: protein MFQSPFKGVLPALVTPFRNGEIDETAFVALVERQIAGGVHGLVPVGTTGETATLSHEEHRRVVELCIQTARGRVPVIAGAGSNSTAEAIELAQHAKAVGADAALIVSPYYNRPSQEGIYQHYKAINDAVQLPIIVYNVPSRTGSDMSNEVLERLSKLPNIIGIKDASGDIGRMSQQRVTCGEEWVMLSGDDPNGVGYVAQGGHGCISVTVNVAPEACATMYNACLKGDFETARYWQDRLILLHKALFADASPSPTKFALATLGLCSEECRLPISPCSEAARVQVLDAMRAAGVL from the coding sequence ATGTTCCAATCCCCCTTCAAGGGCGTCCTTCCCGCCCTGGTGACCCCGTTCCGCAACGGCGAGATCGACGAGACGGCCTTCGTCGCGCTGGTCGAGCGCCAGATCGCCGGCGGCGTGCACGGGCTGGTGCCGGTCGGCACCACCGGCGAGACCGCCACCCTCAGCCATGAGGAGCACCGGCGGGTCGTCGAATTGTGCATCCAGACGGCGCGTGGCCGGGTGCCGGTCATCGCCGGGGCCGGCAGCAACTCGACGGCCGAGGCTATCGAGCTGGCCCAGCATGCCAAGGCGGTCGGCGCCGACGCCGCCCTGATCGTCTCGCCCTACTACAATCGTCCCAGCCAGGAAGGCATCTACCAGCACTACAAGGCGATCAACGACGCCGTGCAGCTGCCGATCATCGTCTACAACGTGCCCAGCCGCACCGGTTCGGACATGTCCAACGAGGTGCTGGAGCGGCTGTCCAAACTGCCCAACATCATCGGCATCAAGGACGCCTCGGGCGATATCGGCCGGATGTCGCAGCAGCGCGTCACCTGCGGCGAGGAATGGGTCATGCTGTCGGGCGATGATCCCAACGGCGTCGGTTATGTCGCGCAGGGCGGCCATGGCTGTATCTCGGTGACCGTCAACGTCGCGCCGGAAGCCTGCGCCACCATGTACAACGCCTGTCTGAAGGGCGATTTCGAAACCGCCCGCTACTGGCAGGACCGGCTGATCCTGCTGCACAAGGCGCTGTTCGCCGACGCTTCGCCCAGCCCGACCAAGTTTGCGCTGGCGACGCTTGGCCTGTGTTCGGAAGAGTGCCGCCTGCCGATCAGCCCCTGTTCGGAAGCCGCCCGCGTCCAGGTCCTCGACGCGATGCGCGCCGCCGGCGTGCTCTGA